From the genome of Clostridium sp. BNL1100, one region includes:
- a CDS encoding glycoside hydrolase family 9 protein, which produces MKQKKILALFVSVAIICTSLITSMIVINASAPQGWRNLQDFYVFKDKISGWSGSGAGELETVNGNLPVDSQVTYENLPSLRLNLQTQLSSYWMSVILTLAEWNCHDVSQYVPNGYLEFNLKGKKGGEQFVIGAVDHVSERSAGVEHTITKPITDYCTVTTEWQHVKIPLKDILDPSLGMDPYNAKAIVLDKVTLDPFCVWINQLKLTSPDKEKAYQAIKLNQVGFRENAEKYAYVSGFEDELTATTGTQFQVKRVSDDSVAYSGQLTLVKDYDPDSGERVLKAVFTDLTQQGDYYITVNAAGIEKSPKFKIGNDVYKQLQTDVARYFYYQRSGTDLTEKYCTDYPRKDRTPQDTSAIFDSNPAMTRDVSKGWFDAGDLGKYVSTGAGTLINLFWAYDMFPELYQDNQFNIPESGNGVPDLLDESRWELEWILKMQDAASGGFYARVQSDDDGNITKRIIKDKEGDTTNIRPTEDTACAAAALAHASIVYTKYDSAFALTCLNAAKSAWTYLEQNPNNIKSPNGPYNTDSDISSRLLAAASLYRATGEAKYDNYFVANYSKGKDTYENMSGDWVGNWNFAFFSYMKAGNRNSDAEKWFNTEFTFWVNNKIDRYKNSAWGNAITNSNYYWGSNNQIIGMCMEALIGSKLLGTNTDTINNMALSSLNWILGANPLRKSFVSGYGDDCIKNIFSTFNSDGRTGIAKGFMPLGPNRYQGIGLSNFPAKCYLDSADEWTTNEHAIGSTSTLEFITAFANSNFQGENPIKIGDVNGDGDINAIDLALLKKSILNGEVLTGNALKVADLNGDNEVNAIDFAQLKMLLLK; this is translated from the coding sequence ATGAAACAAAAAAAAATACTTGCTTTATTTGTAAGTGTTGCAATAATATGTACATCATTGATTACATCAATGATTGTTATCAATGCAAGTGCTCCTCAGGGATGGAGAAATCTTCAGGATTTTTATGTATTTAAGGATAAAATCAGTGGATGGTCCGGAAGCGGAGCAGGTGAATTAGAAACAGTAAACGGCAATTTACCTGTTGATTCTCAAGTTACATATGAAAATTTACCTTCGTTACGATTGAATCTTCAAACACAGCTTAGCTCATATTGGATGTCAGTGATACTTACATTGGCGGAATGGAACTGTCATGATGTATCGCAGTATGTTCCCAATGGATATCTTGAATTTAATCTAAAAGGTAAAAAAGGAGGGGAGCAGTTTGTAATCGGTGCAGTTGATCATGTAAGTGAGCGTTCAGCAGGTGTTGAGCACACAATAACAAAACCAATAACAGATTACTGTACTGTTACAACTGAGTGGCAACACGTAAAAATACCCTTAAAAGATATTTTGGATCCGTCACTTGGTATGGACCCATACAACGCAAAAGCTATCGTTCTGGATAAAGTAACCCTTGATCCGTTTTGTGTTTGGATCAATCAACTGAAGTTGACTTCTCCAGATAAAGAAAAGGCCTATCAGGCCATTAAATTGAATCAGGTAGGATTTCGTGAAAATGCTGAAAAATATGCCTATGTTTCAGGATTTGAGGATGAGCTTACTGCCACTACCGGTACTCAATTCCAGGTAAAAAGAGTTTCTGACGATTCCGTTGCTTATAGTGGACAATTGACTCTTGTGAAGGATTATGACCCGGATTCCGGGGAAAGGGTGCTTAAAGCTGTGTTTACCGACCTTACTCAACAGGGTGATTATTACATCACGGTTAATGCGGCCGGTATAGAGAAATCACCTAAGTTTAAAATTGGAAATGACGTTTATAAACAGTTACAGACAGATGTAGCAAGATATTTTTATTATCAACGTTCCGGGACAGACCTTACGGAAAAATATTGTACGGATTACCCAAGAAAAGACAGAACACCGCAGGATACAAGCGCTATCTTTGACTCAAATCCGGCGATGACGAGAGATGTATCTAAAGGATGGTTTGATGCAGGTGATCTTGGAAAGTATGTAAGTACGGGAGCTGGGACTTTAATAAACTTATTTTGGGCTTATGATATGTTCCCAGAGCTATATCAGGATAATCAGTTTAATATTCCTGAAAGCGGAAACGGTGTACCGGATTTACTCGATGAGTCAAGATGGGAACTGGAATGGATTCTAAAAATGCAAGATGCTGCAAGCGGAGGTTTTTATGCAAGAGTCCAATCCGACGATGATGGCAATATAACAAAAAGGATTATAAAGGATAAAGAAGGAGACACCACAAATATAAGACCGACAGAAGATACTGCATGTGCGGCTGCTGCCTTAGCCCACGCTTCCATCGTATATACCAAATATGATTCAGCGTTTGCCCTTACTTGTCTGAATGCCGCGAAGAGCGCATGGACGTACCTTGAACAAAATCCCAATAATATTAAATCTCCAAACGGACCTTATAATACTGACAGCGATATAAGTAGCAGGCTTTTAGCAGCAGCATCCTTGTATCGTGCTACAGGTGAAGCAAAGTATGACAATTACTTTGTGGCAAACTATTCGAAGGGAAAAGATACGTATGAGAATATGTCCGGAGATTGGGTAGGTAATTGGAATTTTGCCTTTTTCTCTTATATGAAAGCCGGGAACCGCAACAGTGATGCTGAAAAGTGGTTCAACACCGAGTTTACGTTTTGGGTAAACAACAAAATCGATCGGTATAAAAACAGTGCGTGGGGTAATGCAATTACAAACAGTAACTATTACTGGGGCAGTAATAACCAAATAATAGGTATGTGTATGGAAGCACTGATTGGTTCCAAACTTCTCGGAACAAATACCGATACAATTAACAATATGGCACTTTCTTCATTAAACTGGATTCTTGGAGCAAATCCTTTAAGAAAGAGCTTCGTATCTGGCTATGGCGACGATTGCATTAAAAACATATTCTCTACTTTTAATAGTGATGGAAGAACCGGGATAGCCAAGGGATTTATGCCGCTAGGACCGAACAGGTATCAAGGTATTGGTCTTTCAAACTTTCCCGCAAAATGCTATTTGGACAGTGCTGATGAATGGACCACAAATGAGCACGCTATTGGTTCCACTTCCACCCTCGAATTTATCACCGCATTTGCCAACAGTAACTTTCAAGGTGAGAACCCAATAAAAATTGGTGATGTAAATGGTGACGGCGATATTAATGCCATCGATCTGGCTTTGCTGAAAAAAAGTATACTTAACGGGGAGGTTCTTACGGGCAATGCTCTGAAAGTGGCAGACCTGAACGGAGATAACGAGGTCAATGCCATAGACTTTGCCCAACTGAAGATGTTGTTACTAAAATAA
- a CDS encoding cellulase family glycosylhydrolase, with protein sequence MKKRNFRKTVSLLLILSLIATLLFTSNVFAASSLTDYKTATETVKNMGIGWNLGNTLEACGDWINGSSVKDYETAWGNPVTTKEMIDGIRAAGFKTVRIPVAWSNLMSADYTINSELLKRVKEVADYCSANDLYAIVNIHWDGGWFEKFATEYDECMKKYTSVWTQISNYFKDYPKNLIFESLNEEGCWNSIWNRYGGSSGEDKTRAYNILNNINQKFVNIVRASGGNNSSRCLLIAGYATDIDLTCDDCFKMPTDTINNKLIISVHYYTPSTFTILEQDADWGKCATTWGTDTEINQVKTDFTKMKNKFTNNGVPVIIGEYGTTTVNKDPTSVRLYITTVCKTAYDMGFCPLLWDSSTHYSRTEGKIKDPQLAAMFLQYKESTTIVLGDVNADNTVDALDYAQLKKYLLGADNTINVKNADINGDGVIDALDFAKLKILLLK encoded by the coding sequence ATGAAAAAACGGAATTTTAGAAAAACAGTGTCTTTACTACTAATTTTATCGCTTATAGCTACTTTACTATTTACATCAAATGTATTTGCAGCATCTTCGTTAACAGATTATAAAACAGCTACTGAAACAGTTAAGAACATGGGTATTGGGTGGAATTTAGGAAATACTCTTGAAGCTTGTGGCGATTGGATAAACGGAAGCTCGGTAAAAGACTACGAAACTGCATGGGGCAATCCGGTTACAACTAAGGAAATGATTGACGGTATTCGTGCAGCAGGCTTTAAAACTGTTCGTATCCCGGTAGCTTGGTCAAATCTTATGTCAGCTGATTATACCATCAATAGTGAGCTCTTGAAGCGTGTTAAAGAAGTAGCGGATTATTGTTCAGCTAACGATCTTTATGCCATTGTAAATATTCACTGGGATGGCGGTTGGTTTGAAAAATTTGCAACTGAATATGATGAATGTATGAAGAAATACACTTCAGTCTGGACTCAAATAAGCAACTATTTCAAGGATTATCCTAAAAACCTTATATTTGAATCTCTTAACGAGGAGGGTTGCTGGAACAGTATTTGGAACAGATACGGCGGCTCATCCGGGGAAGATAAAACAAGAGCATATAATATACTTAATAATATTAATCAGAAATTTGTGAATATTGTAAGGGCATCAGGAGGAAACAACTCATCTCGTTGTCTTCTGATTGCAGGATATGCAACCGATATTGACCTGACATGTGATGATTGCTTTAAAATGCCTACTGATACTATAAATAATAAACTGATTATTTCGGTACATTATTATACTCCGTCTACTTTTACAATTCTTGAACAGGACGCTGACTGGGGCAAATGTGCAACTACATGGGGAACAGATACAGAAATTAATCAGGTTAAAACTGATTTTACTAAGATGAAAAACAAGTTTACAAATAACGGGGTTCCTGTGATTATAGGAGAATATGGGACTACAACAGTAAATAAGGACCCTACCAGTGTAAGACTTTATATTACAACAGTTTGTAAAACTGCATATGATATGGGATTTTGTCCTCTTCTTTGGGATAGCAGTACTCATTACTCCAGAACAGAAGGAAAAATCAAGGACCCACAGCTCGCAGCAATGTTTTTACAATACAAAGAATCTACCACAATAGTACTTGGAGATGTAAATGCGGATAATACAGTTGATGCTCTTGATTATGCACAATTGAAAAAGTACCTGTTAGGAGCCGATAACACTATAAATGTAAAGAATGCTGACATAAATGGAGATGGAGTAATTGATGCACTGGATTTTGCAAAGTTAAAGATACTATTACTCAAATAA
- a CDS encoding cation-translocating P-type ATPase, whose product MSKFFGFKGDYSGLTDNQATENQIKYGMNELNSEKKKNLFIRILGVFKEPMFLLLFCTAIIYFFLGEARDGVIMICFVTFMTGISFIQEWRTDKTLEALKELASPRIRVVRASRITSIESREITINDLMILEEGEKIPADARIIEMFDFGVDESSLTGESEIVWKKAYGDSNENNKNSEDFWRKDVCYAGTTVIQGSAIAKVFSIGKDTQYGKIGTDILGVPERPTPLEKQTRNLVKICALIGLCLFILVSVITLIHTGSIVDSILSGITLAMAMIPEEFPVVLTVFLAMGAWRLAKKNSLVRKMPSVETLGSVSVLCVDKTGTLTKNQMSVKEACPFNGFDDYELAYWAALACEIEPYDPMEKALLKYIESHGAHKEDIFKNPLLYEYSFSSDTKMMGHVWSINNSATLAAKGSPESVLPLCCLTEEDMNNVAKRQKMLATEGYRVIAVARSTDMKEYPDTLKECKLDFVGLIGLQDPPRDEVMESIDVCKSAGLRVIMITGDNGITAQSIAREIGINHSNNVITGQELEIMQDEVLLEKVKNTNIFARVMPRHKMRIVKALRDNGEIVAMTGDGVNDAPALKYADIGIAMGKRGTGVAKEASDMILLDDNFSTIVESVGDGRRIYDNIRKAIGYILVIHIPIALIALLAPLLHMPLVLLPVNVVLLELIIDPTCSIVFERLPAEKDIMHRKPRSNNEPLITGSLILKSIFQGIMIFAAAFGSYTYFYKSGAGESQARTFALLVLGLSNLLFVYINQSDKEFAFRNIVNFKDKVVITVNLIIIAVLIIITYVPPVNGIVQTAPLNAENFLLAIAISVLATMWWEIVKLIKRRN is encoded by the coding sequence ATGTCAAAGTTTTTTGGTTTTAAAGGTGACTATTCAGGACTTACTGATAATCAAGCTACTGAAAATCAAATAAAATATGGTATGAATGAACTTAATTCTGAGAAAAAGAAGAACCTTTTTATAAGAATTCTGGGTGTTTTTAAAGAACCCATGTTTTTACTTCTATTTTGTACTGCAATTATATACTTTTTTCTGGGAGAAGCACGAGACGGTGTTATAATGATATGCTTTGTTACATTTATGACCGGAATCAGCTTTATTCAGGAATGGAGAACGGACAAAACTCTGGAGGCATTAAAAGAATTAGCCTCTCCAAGAATACGTGTAGTCAGGGCCAGTCGCATTACAAGTATTGAAAGCAGAGAAATAACCATTAACGATTTGATGATATTGGAGGAGGGCGAGAAAATTCCCGCTGATGCCAGAATCATTGAGATGTTTGACTTTGGAGTGGACGAATCTTCACTGACAGGGGAATCCGAAATCGTATGGAAAAAGGCATACGGTGATAGCAATGAAAACAATAAAAATAGTGAAGATTTCTGGAGAAAAGATGTTTGTTATGCAGGGACAACTGTAATACAAGGCAGTGCTATTGCCAAAGTTTTTTCAATAGGCAAGGATACACAATACGGTAAAATTGGAACAGACATTCTTGGTGTACCAGAACGGCCAACACCTCTTGAAAAGCAAACCAGAAACCTTGTGAAAATTTGTGCTTTAATAGGATTGTGCTTATTTATCTTGGTTTCGGTAATTACACTTATTCATACAGGGAGTATAGTTGACAGTATTCTTTCAGGTATTACTCTGGCTATGGCAATGATACCTGAGGAATTTCCGGTTGTTCTTACTGTATTTTTGGCAATGGGAGCCTGGAGACTTGCAAAGAAGAATTCACTTGTAAGGAAAATGCCTTCTGTTGAAACCTTGGGGTCAGTTTCTGTATTATGCGTTGACAAAACCGGAACACTTACAAAAAATCAAATGAGTGTAAAGGAGGCATGCCCGTTTAATGGTTTTGACGATTATGAATTGGCTTACTGGGCAGCATTAGCATGTGAAATCGAGCCTTATGATCCAATGGAAAAGGCATTACTAAAGTACATTGAGAGTCATGGAGCTCATAAAGAGGATATATTTAAAAACCCATTACTTTATGAATATTCATTTAGTTCAGATACTAAAATGATGGGGCATGTATGGAGCATAAACAACTCTGCAACATTAGCAGCCAAGGGAAGTCCTGAAAGCGTACTACCCCTATGTTGCCTTACCGAAGAAGATATGAACAATGTTGCCAAACGGCAAAAAATGTTGGCAACCGAGGGTTATAGAGTTATTGCAGTTGCAAGAAGTACAGATATGAAAGAATATCCTGATACATTGAAGGAATGTAAGTTAGATTTTGTTGGTCTTATAGGTTTACAGGACCCTCCAAGAGATGAGGTGATGGAATCAATCGATGTTTGTAAGTCGGCAGGATTAAGAGTAATTATGATAACAGGCGATAACGGAATTACGGCACAATCCATAGCACGTGAAATAGGCATCAACCACAGCAACAACGTAATAACCGGGCAGGAACTTGAAATAATGCAGGATGAAGTATTACTGGAAAAAGTTAAGAATACAAATATATTTGCCAGAGTTATGCCAAGACACAAGATGAGGATTGTAAAGGCCCTGCGTGATAATGGTGAAATCGTTGCAATGACGGGTGACGGTGTAAACGATGCCCCTGCCTTAAAGTATGCGGATATCGGAATAGCCATGGGTAAAAGGGGAACAGGGGTTGCAAAGGAAGCATCCGATATGATTCTTCTTGATGATAATTTCTCTACCATTGTCGAATCGGTAGGGGATGGCAGAAGAATTTACGATAACATCAGAAAAGCAATAGGATATATTCTAGTAATACATATACCAATTGCATTAATAGCACTTTTGGCACCGTTGCTTCATATGCCTTTGGTTTTATTACCTGTAAACGTTGTTTTGCTGGAACTAATTATTGATCCTACATGTTCTATTGTATTTGAACGATTACCGGCAGAAAAGGATATCATGCATAGGAAACCACGGTCGAATAACGAGCCACTTATAACCGGATCACTTATATTAAAATCTATATTTCAGGGAATAATGATTTTTGCTGCAGCTTTCGGATCGTATACTTACTTTTATAAAAGCGGTGCAGGTGAATCACAAGCAAGAACCTTTGCATTGCTGGTTCTGGGTTTATCCAATTTACTATTTGTTTACATAAATCAATCTGATAAAGAGTTTGCTTTCAGAAATATAGTTAATTTTAAGGATAAGGTTGTCATAACTGTTAACTTAATAATAATCGCAGTACTGATTATTATAACCTATGTACCGCCAGTAAATGGAATTGTACAAACTGCGCCCCTTAATGCAGAAAATTTCTTGCTGGCTATAGCTATTTCAGTTTTGGCCACAATGTGGTGGGAAATTGTAAAACTAATTAAACGAAGAAATTAA
- a CDS encoding AraC family transcriptional regulator, which produces MEYMYLHYFTQDPGFPFFIQYGFHDDAMPEHFHHDFFELVIVLNGTATHIVNSEEFFIKKGDVFVFNMDISHGYKDPHNFKIINIMYKPERLNEICNDIKKSPGYQALFVLEPFFRKKYSFSNTLSLSISSLEYLAELGVRINEEYKCKAQGYQTMIYSRFMEMVVYLSRQYVIENKHLHNTFIHLAKAVLFLEDNYLNPIKLEKLADEAHMSVRHFNRIFKENYGTTPFNYILQLRVNHSCSLLKNSKLCIADIALESGFSDSNYFSRQFKKIIGITPKEYRARHKLIYSKIG; this is translated from the coding sequence ATGGAGTATATGTATCTTCATTATTTTACGCAAGACCCCGGTTTCCCTTTTTTCATTCAGTATGGATTCCATGATGATGCTATGCCGGAGCATTTTCACCACGATTTTTTTGAACTTGTGATAGTGTTAAACGGAACTGCCACCCATATTGTTAATTCAGAAGAATTCTTTATAAAAAAAGGGGATGTATTCGTTTTTAATATGGATATATCCCATGGGTACAAAGATCCACATAACTTTAAGATAATAAATATAATGTACAAACCTGAACGGCTCAACGAAATCTGTAATGATATAAAGAAATCTCCCGGATATCAGGCACTTTTTGTCTTGGAACCTTTTTTCAGAAAAAAGTACAGCTTTAGTAACACCCTATCTCTCTCTATTTCCAGTCTGGAATATTTAGCAGAACTTGGAGTTCGTATTAACGAAGAATATAAATGCAAAGCTCAGGGCTATCAAACCATGATTTACTCACGTTTTATGGAGATGGTAGTATACTTATCAAGACAATATGTTATTGAAAATAAACACTTGCACAATACATTTATACACCTTGCAAAAGCTGTATTATTTTTAGAAGATAATTACCTTAACCCGATAAAACTTGAAAAGTTGGCAGATGAAGCACATATGTCCGTAAGGCATTTTAACAGAATTTTTAAGGAAAATTATGGAACCACCCCTTTTAATTATATTCTGCAACTTAGGGTTAATCATTCCTGCTCCCTGCTTAAAAATAGTAAGTTATGTATTGCTGATATAGCGCTGGAAAGCGGCTTCTCTGACAGCAACTATTTTTCAAGGCAATTCAAGAAAATTATTGGCATAACCCCCAAGGAATACCGGGCAAGGCATAAATTGATTTATTCAAAAATAGGTTAA
- the ppsA gene encoding phosphoenolpyruvate synthase, with amino-acid sequence MSSYVIGFKEIDKTKLMVAGGKGTNLGELTKIEGIQVPEGFCISTDAFKRVIWGIPEINNLLDELSILNAEDRDKIGKLSSEIRRVIEETAIPDQIIEDITQFLSQYGAKNPYAVRSSATSEDLPSASFAGQQDTYLNIIGIKSILNHISKCWASLFTERAVIYRIQNGFDHHKVCLAVVIQRMVFPQAAGIMFTADPVSSNRKVLSIDAGFGLGEALVSGLVNADNYKVSSGKIIDKEIPTKNLAIYALKEGGTRKQEIEPDMQNRQVLTDEQILQLESIGRKIEEHFGCPQDIEWCFENDSFYIVQSRPITTLYPIPEANDKEYHVYISVGHQQMMTDAMKPLGLSFWQLTAAGNMYKAGGRAFVEVAQMLASPDMRGILLNNMGQHDPLIKDALITIIERGDFIKPLPDSQKEQGSDKGNKVMSSADIQAQAGNDPLIVSGLIERSHTSIEILKQNIQTKSGADLFDFIQEDTLQFKMSLFNPQSMGVIMAVAAATTWLNENMKEWLGQKNVADTLSQSVPNNITSEMGLALLDVADVIRPYPEVIEYLKATKDDNFLDELVKFEGGQETKDAILSYLNKYGIRCSGEIDITKPRWSEKPNTLVLMILNNIKNFEPNAANKKFEQGRLEALQKEQELLEKLQLLPDGKQKAEETKKMIDLLRNLAGYREYPKYSIVSRYFIYKKALLKEAEKLVQAKIINEKEDIYYLTFEELHEAVRSDKVHYRIINKRKEEYRLYEKLTPPRVITSDGEIVIGKYKHENLPTGAIVGLPVSSGVVEGRARVILDMKNADLEEGDILVTSFTDPSWTPLFVSIKGLVTEVGGMMTHGAVIAREYGLPAVIGVENATRLIKDGDRIRVNGLEGYVEIL; translated from the coding sequence ATGAGTTCATATGTAATTGGTTTTAAGGAAATTGATAAAACAAAACTCATGGTTGCAGGGGGGAAGGGTACCAATCTGGGGGAACTTACAAAGATCGAAGGAATACAGGTTCCGGAAGGCTTTTGTATTTCTACGGATGCTTTTAAAAGAGTTATTTGGGGAATACCGGAGATTAACAATTTACTTGATGAGTTATCTATTCTCAACGCGGAAGACCGTGATAAAATCGGTAAACTCAGCAGTGAAATCCGTAGAGTAATCGAAGAGACAGCAATTCCTGACCAAATTATTGAAGATATTACTCAGTTTCTCTCTCAATATGGTGCAAAAAACCCATATGCTGTCCGTTCCAGTGCAACTTCTGAGGATTTACCCAGCGCCTCCTTTGCGGGCCAGCAGGATACGTATTTGAATATCATTGGAATAAAGTCAATCTTAAACCATATCAGCAAGTGCTGGGCTTCGCTATTTACCGAGAGAGCAGTAATTTACCGTATTCAAAACGGCTTCGATCATCATAAAGTATGTCTTGCTGTTGTTATTCAGAGGATGGTTTTCCCACAGGCGGCAGGAATTATGTTTACTGCCGATCCCGTAAGTTCTAACAGAAAAGTATTATCAATAGATGCCGGTTTTGGGCTTGGAGAAGCCTTAGTTTCAGGACTGGTAAATGCTGACAACTATAAAGTAAGTAGTGGCAAGATTATTGACAAAGAGATACCCACAAAGAACCTGGCCATTTATGCCCTAAAAGAGGGTGGTACCAGAAAGCAGGAAATTGAGCCTGACATGCAGAACAGGCAAGTGCTGACGGATGAGCAGATTTTGCAGCTTGAGTCCATAGGAAGAAAAATAGAAGAACATTTCGGCTGTCCTCAGGACATTGAATGGTGTTTTGAGAATGATTCATTTTATATTGTCCAGAGCCGTCCCATTACCACACTATATCCCATCCCAGAGGCCAACGATAAGGAATACCACGTTTATATTTCAGTGGGACATCAACAAATGATGACCGATGCCATGAAACCATTAGGATTGTCCTTTTGGCAGTTAACAGCTGCAGGAAATATGTATAAAGCCGGTGGAAGGGCCTTTGTTGAGGTAGCACAAATGCTGGCTTCACCTGACATGAGGGGAATTTTATTAAACAACATGGGACAACACGATCCTCTCATAAAAGATGCATTGATAACCATCATAGAACGGGGAGATTTTATAAAACCGTTACCGGATAGTCAGAAAGAACAAGGTTCAGATAAAGGTAATAAAGTCATGTCCTCTGCAGATATACAGGCTCAGGCAGGGAATGATCCGCTAATCGTTTCCGGTTTAATTGAGCGAAGTCATACATCTATCGAAATTTTAAAACAAAACATCCAAACAAAATCAGGAGCAGATTTATTTGATTTTATTCAAGAAGATACACTCCAATTTAAGATGAGCTTATTTAATCCCCAGAGCATGGGTGTAATCATGGCGGTTGCAGCAGCTACAACATGGCTCAATGAAAATATGAAAGAGTGGTTAGGCCAAAAAAACGTAGCAGATACCCTCTCTCAATCAGTACCTAATAATATAACTTCTGAAATGGGTCTTGCATTATTGGATGTAGCAGATGTTATTCGTCCTTATCCGGAAGTAATTGAATATTTAAAAGCTACAAAGGATGATAACTTTTTGGATGAACTGGTTAAGTTTGAAGGTGGTCAGGAGACCAAGGATGCAATTTTGTCTTATCTAAACAAATATGGAATAAGATGTAGTGGAGAAATCGATATTACAAAACCTCGCTGGAGCGAAAAACCAAACACACTTGTCCTAATGATTCTCAATAATATCAAAAATTTTGAACCTAATGCCGCTAATAAGAAATTTGAGCAAGGACGACTGGAAGCTTTACAAAAAGAGCAAGAGTTATTGGAAAAGTTACAGCTATTGCCGGATGGTAAGCAAAAAGCCGAAGAGACAAAAAAAATGATAGACCTACTCCGAAATTTGGCCGGATATCGAGAATATCCAAAATACAGCATTGTCAGTCGATACTTTATTTATAAGAAGGCATTACTGAAAGAAGCCGAAAAGTTGGTTCAAGCCAAGATTATTAATGAAAAAGAAGATATATACTATTTAACTTTTGAAGAACTTCATGAAGCCGTACGCTCCGATAAAGTGCATTACCGGATCATCAACAAACGTAAGGAAGAATATAGATTATATGAAAAATTAACTCCTCCTCGTGTTATCACGTCTGATGGTGAAATAGTTATAGGGAAATATAAACATGAAAATCTCCCAACTGGTGCTATTGTGGGGTTACCTGTTTCTTCAGGGGTAGTAGAAGGACGTGCACGTGTTATATTAGATATGAAAAATGCTGATCTAGAAGAAGGAGATATATTAGTCACATCCTTTACAGACCCAAGCTGGACACCTCTGTTTGTATCCATAAAAGGTCTGGTAACCGAAGTTGGCGGTATGATGACCCATGGTGCAGTTATCGCACGTGAATATGGTTTGCCGGCAGTTATTGGAGTAGAAAATGCTACCAGATTGATAAAAGACGGAGATAGAATTCGGGTGAACGGATTAGAAGGGTATGTAGAAATTCTTTAG